A window from Roseburia sp. 499 encodes these proteins:
- a CDS encoding histidinol-phosphatase HisJ family protein: protein MLWDTHMHTHFSGDSEADSREMVHSAISKGLDGLCFTDHLDIDYPNAPSEFLIDFSAYFDELTQVQADFSSDFPVLIGLELGLQAHLSKKLPEIVSTHPFDFIIGSSHVVHGIDPYYPEYYVGKTEDDAYLEYFESILENLSTFDCFDVYGHIDYVVRYGPNRNTYYTYEKFADVIDEILKTLIQKGKGIEINTGGFKYGLGHPNPTEAILKRYHELGGEIITIGADAHKPEHVAFDFAKVPNILKEAGFSYYTVFKNRKPEFYKL, encoded by the coding sequence CTTTGGGACACACATATGCACACACATTTTTCCGGCGACAGTGAAGCCGATTCACGCGAAATGGTTCATTCTGCCATATCAAAGGGATTGGATGGTCTATGCTTTACGGATCATCTGGATATTGATTATCCCAATGCCCCATCAGAATTTCTGATTGATTTCTCTGCTTATTTTGATGAACTGACTCAGGTGCAGGCAGATTTTTCTTCGGACTTTCCGGTTCTTATTGGTCTGGAACTTGGCTTACAAGCACACCTTTCCAAGAAACTTCCGGAGATTGTATCTACACACCCCTTTGACTTTATAATTGGTTCTTCCCATGTGGTACATGGTATCGACCCTTACTATCCGGAATACTATGTTGGAAAAACAGAAGATGATGCCTATCTGGAATACTTTGAATCCATCCTGGAAAACCTTTCCACATTCGATTGTTTTGATGTATATGGTCATATCGACTATGTGGTACGATACGGTCCTAACCGAAATACTTACTATACCTATGAAAAATTTGCCGATGTGATTGACGAAATCTTAAAAACCTTAATTCAGAAGGGAAAAGGCATTGAAATCAACACAGGCGGCTTCAAATACGGTCTTGGACATCCCAATCCTACGGAAGCAATCCTGAAACGCTATCATGAACTTGGTGGCGAAATTATTACCATTGGTGCTGACGCACACAAACCGGAGCATGTTGCTTTTGACTTTGCAAAGGTACCAAATATCTTAAAAGAAGCCGGATTTTCTTACTATACTGTATTCAAAAACAGAAAACCTGAGTTTTATAAGTTGTAA